A DNA window from Microcystis aeruginosa NIES-843 contains the following coding sequences:
- a CDS encoding nucleotidyltransferase domain-containing protein, producing the protein MKNLQLEVILREIKDYFHLLYQNQLQKIVLYGSQAREDGREDSDIDLLVILSGVVDPYQEIDRTSEFIARLCLDYNVVVSRHFISAAKFQSGDNPFLDNIRREGVTL; encoded by the coding sequence ATGAAAAATCTACAGCTAGAGGTTATTCTGCGGGAGATAAAAGATTATTTCCATCTGCTCTATCAAAACCAATTACAGAAAATCGTCCTTTACGGTTCCCAAGCACGGGAAGATGGACGGGAAGATTCTGATATCGATCTTTTGGTCATTCTTTCTGGTGTGGTGGATCCTTATCAGGAAATTGACCGCACGAGTGAATTTATCGCTAGGCTTTGCCTTGATTATAATGTGGTTGTTTCCCGTCATTTTATCTCTGCGGCAAAGTTCCAGAGCGGAGATAATCCATTTCTTGACAATATACGGCGCGAAGGGGTTACGCTATGA
- a CDS encoding nucleotidyltransferase family protein, whose protein sequence is MTVTTKQQVISLLEQNQAELRRLGVSRCGLFGSFRTEQTTEKSDVDILVVFQPGMKTFNNFMDLCFFLEDLFDRSVDLVTPESLSPFFGQRILDEVEYVPCSS, encoded by the coding sequence ATGACTGTAACGACAAAGCAACAGGTAATTAGTCTGCTAGAGCAAAATCAAGCCGAATTACGGCGATTGGGAGTTAGTCGCTGTGGTTTGTTCGGATCTTTTCGGACAGAGCAGACGACAGAGAAGAGCGATGTGGATATTTTGGTGGTGTTTCAACCCGGGATGAAGACATTTAATAATTTTATGGATTTATGTTTCTTTTTGGAGGACTTGTTTGATCGGAGTGTGGATCTGGTTACACCTGAGTCGTTGAGTCCTTTTTTTGGACAACGAATTCTCGATGAGGTGGAATATGTCCCCTGTAGTTCGTGA
- the efp gene encoding elongation factor P: MISSNDFRSGTTIEIDGSVWRVVEFLHVKPGKGSAFVRTKLKNVQTGNVVERTFRAGETLPSATIEKRTMQHTYKEGDQFVFMDMETFEEATLTPVQMGDRAKYLKEGMEVNILFWNDQVLDIELPTSVILEITDTDPGVKGDTATGGTKPAIVETGAQVMVPLFISIGERIKVDTRDGSYLGRE; encoded by the coding sequence ATGATTTCGAGTAACGACTTTCGGAGTGGCACGACCATCGAGATAGATGGCTCTGTCTGGCGGGTGGTGGAATTCCTGCACGTTAAACCGGGCAAGGGATCGGCCTTCGTGCGAACCAAGTTAAAAAATGTTCAGACCGGCAACGTGGTAGAACGGACGTTCCGGGCGGGGGAAACCTTGCCCTCAGCCACGATCGAAAAGCGCACCATGCAGCACACCTACAAAGAAGGCGATCAGTTTGTCTTCATGGACATGGAGACTTTTGAGGAAGCAACTCTCACCCCGGTACAAATGGGCGATCGAGCCAAGTATCTGAAAGAAGGAATGGAAGTCAATATTCTCTTTTGGAATGATCAAGTGTTAGACATAGAATTGCCCACTTCGGTAATCTTGGAAATCACCGATACGGATCCAGGAGTCAAGGGAGATACGGCCACCGGTGGCACGAAACCGGCGATCGTAGAAACGGGAGCGCAGGTGATGGTTCCCCTGTTTATTTCTATCGGTGAAAGGATCAAAGTGGACACCCGGGATGGTTCCTATCTGGGACGGGAATAA
- a CDS encoding zinc-dependent alcohol dehydrogenase family protein, which yields MKAILMTAVDVLQLQEVPTPKISQPHQVLLALKAAGVNPIDTKIRKRGTFYPEQMPAILGCDGAGIVEAVGAAVQDFRPGDEVYFCNGGLGKAGTGNYAEYALIEADYLAHKPKSLSFAEAAAVPLVLITAWEALYDRARLQSGQSVLIHGGAGGVGHVAIQLAKLKGAKVYTTVGNSDKERLVRQLGADYPILYKQTDFVSAILQQTAGKGVDVAFDTVGGETFGQTCRAVRVYGDMVTILEPTGSWKEARDRNLRISLELMLTPALMGLPEAQKYQTEILRQGARLIDEKKLTIHLSQTFPLAAAISAHQLLETGSVTGKIALIID from the coding sequence ATGAAAGCTATCCTCATGACCGCCGTGGATGTCCTACAGCTTCAGGAAGTCCCCACCCCGAAAATTAGTCAACCGCATCAGGTTTTATTAGCATTAAAAGCCGCTGGTGTCAACCCTATTGATACAAAAATTCGTAAACGCGGCACTTTTTACCCCGAGCAAATGCCGGCCATTTTGGGCTGTGACGGGGCGGGAATTGTCGAGGCCGTTGGGGCGGCGGTGCAGGATTTTCGCCCCGGGGATGAAGTGTACTTTTGTAACGGCGGACTGGGCAAGGCCGGCACGGGAAATTATGCCGAATATGCCCTGATCGAGGCGGATTATCTAGCCCACAAGCCGAAATCTCTTTCTTTTGCCGAGGCGGCCGCTGTACCTTTAGTTTTAATCACCGCTTGGGAAGCACTCTATGATCGCGCCCGTCTTCAGTCGGGACAAAGCGTACTTATCCATGGCGGGGCCGGGGGTGTTGGTCATGTCGCGATTCAATTGGCGAAACTGAAGGGGGCTAAAGTTTATACGACGGTGGGAAATAGCGATAAAGAGCGTTTAGTGCGGCAATTAGGGGCAGATTACCCGATTTTATACAAACAAACCGATTTTGTCTCGGCGATACTTCAACAAACCGCAGGGAAAGGAGTAGATGTCGCTTTTGATACGGTGGGAGGGGAAACTTTTGGCCAAACTTGCCGAGCGGTGCGAGTGTACGGCGATATGGTGACGATTTTGGAACCTACGGGCAGCTGGAAGGAAGCGCGCGATCGCAATTTGCGGATTAGTTTAGAATTAATGTTAACCCCGGCTTTGATGGGACTGCCAGAAGCGCAAAAATATCAAACAGAAATTCTCAGACAAGGGGCGCGTTTAATTGACGAGAAAAAGTTAACTATTCATCTCTCCCAAACCTTCCCTTTAGCGGCAGCTATCAGCGCCCATCAACTGCTAGAAACTGGTTCGGTGACGGGGAAAATAGCCCTAATTATTGACTAG
- a CDS encoding restriction endonuclease subunit S produces MKDWPSVALGDIFEIARGGSPRPIQNFLTEEPDGVNWVMIGDASDSSKYITHTKKRILKTGVKNSRMVYPGDFLLTNSMSFGHPYIMKTSGCIHDGWLVLSNKKGVIDQDYFYHLLGSDLIYAEFSRLASGSTVKNLNIEIVKGIKVSLPPLEEQRRIAAILDKADGVRRKRKEAIRLTEELLKSTFLEMFGDPVTNPKGWEVKRLGEICTNFQNGIGKNSEHYGHGSKVANISDLYEWHRFIPEKYSLLDVTPKEIEKYSLMRGDLLFVRSSVKREGVAVCSVYDSDEICLFSSFMIRVRPRTDLINPEFLSLMLRTPPMRNRLILGSNTSTITNISQPGLSKIEVVVPPIKTQNLITKVTKNIEESVRCHLQALEQSENLFNSLLQRAFRGEL; encoded by the coding sequence ATGAAGGATTGGCCATCTGTCGCACTAGGCGATATTTTTGAAATTGCTCGTGGTGGTTCGCCAAGACCGATTCAGAATTTTCTGACAGAAGAACCTGACGGTGTAAACTGGGTAATGATTGGTGATGCTTCGGATAGTTCAAAATACATTACACACACTAAAAAGCGCATTTTGAAGACTGGTGTTAAGAATTCACGCATGGTCTATCCGGGTGATTTTTTACTTACGAATTCCATGAGCTTTGGCCACCCTTATATCATGAAAACATCTGGTTGTATTCATGATGGATGGCTTGTTTTAAGTAATAAAAAAGGTGTTATTGATCAAGATTATTTTTATCATCTACTAGGTTCTGATCTAATATATGCAGAGTTTTCCCGTCTTGCTTCTGGTTCAACTGTAAAGAACTTAAATATTGAGATAGTTAAAGGGATTAAGGTATCGCTCCCACCCCTCGAAGAACAGCGAAGAATTGCGGCAATTTTAGATAAAGCAGATGGGGTGCGACGCAAGCGCAAAGAGGCGATTCGGTTGACTGAGGAGTTGTTAAAATCGACTTTCCTAGAGATGTTCGGTGATCCTGTTACTAATCCGAAAGGGTGGGAGGTGAAGCGTCTCGGTGAAATATGTACAAATTTTCAAAACGGAATAGGAAAAAATAGTGAACACTATGGTCATGGCTCTAAGGTTGCAAACATATCTGACTTGTACGAATGGCATCGTTTCATTCCAGAAAAGTATTCACTTCTCGACGTAACTCCAAAAGAGATTGAAAAATATAGTCTCATGAGAGGAGATCTGCTATTTGTACGTTCTTCAGTAAAGCGTGAAGGGGTTGCTGTATGTTCTGTTTATGATTCTGATGAGATTTGCCTTTTCAGTTCATTTATGATCCGAGTCAGGCCGAGGACAGACCTGATTAATCCAGAGTTTTTATCTTTAATGCTTAGAACTCCACCGATGAGAAATAGACTGATTTTAGGTTCTAACACATCTACAATCACTAATATTTCACAGCCAGGATTATCCAAAATTGAGGTCGTTGTTCCTCCTATCAAGACACAAAATCTAATTACAAAAGTTACGAAAAATATCGAAGAATCTGTTCGGTGTCATCTTCAGGCGCTTGAACAATCCGAAAATCTCTTTAATTCCCTTTTACAAAGAGCATTTAGGGGGGAACTGTAG
- a CDS encoding DEAD/DEAH box helicase family protein has protein sequence MDSNFSFLRDQFPTIYDHASQAEGLVFSNPRASCFYTRFVLEQMVCWLYENDPYLQPPRDNSLGALIHEQTFKDNLKPGLFGKIRTIHKVGNNAAHDTSPISERDSLHLIEELFHLTYWLVRYYGQNGRELGDIRFDRQKIPPAAPPAPKQLQDLEKRLSQSDALRQLAEAKQRQTEAELAAARAERDALLAQNQAIADRHDYNEADTRRYLIDVLLQEAGWDTKAPNATEFEVWGMPIQQAGDTGRGFVDYVLWGDDGKPLALVEAKRSSKSPDSGQNQAKLYADCLEKDYNQRPVIFYSNGYETYLWDDLTYPPRPVLGFLRKTELERLIFRRSHRKRLSNTAINEDIVGRPYQKEAIRRITETFEEKCARKSLLVMATGTGKTRTAIALVELLKSANWVNRVLFLADRNALLKQAYRAFQRHLPSVTVLHLTRSKDVTGANVLFSTYQTMLNAIDRMDAEGRIFGVGYFDLVIVDEAHRSIYQKYGEIFDYFDALLVGLTATPRSEIDRDTYRIFQLPQGVPTFAYELNDAVRDGHLVPPKGVTVPFKFLRTGVKYSELTPQERLDYEEKFRDEESGELPQAINAAAFNDWLFNIDTVDQALELLMQRGLKVNSGDRLGKTIIFARNHRHAQCICDRFNSNYPHYKGHFAKIIDSHDNYAQSLLDDFSEANKEPILAVSVDMLDTGVDVPEVVNLVFFKPVFSRVKFNQMIGRGTRLCQDLFGTGNHKTEFLVFDLCGNFEYFEQDIDETSQKIPESLTSRLVKHRLELATRLAPSKPSATPRAREQSSTYKVERAGDLYTSLLDALHQHIATMPRDNFLVRRRLPQVETFSQRQRWNNLSQEDAATIADCLAGLPNSLPNEDPLAKEFDLLCVKLQLAILKADRSYERLRDKVRDILGQLETKPDIPMIKGQLAFIREVQDESWWTGATPSMVEGIRVRVRDLVKFIDRQKQQIVITDFVDEMGEVQIVDIPTHQTGFSREQYRRKVEAYIRQHQDHLAIAKLRRNLPLTETDLSALEEMLFSAAEIESRQRFEEVFGQTKSLKLLILEIVGLDPAGIRVAARQAAKQAFARYLQGTNFSANQIRFIENIIDMLAKNGVINPGALYEPPFTDNHPEGLDGMFNDGEADRIVSILRSFNESVDAV, from the coding sequence ATGGACTCAAACTTCTCCTTCCTGCGAGATCAATTCCCGACAATCTACGATCATGCCAGCCAAGCGGAGGGATTAGTCTTCAGTAACCCCCGGGCCAGTTGCTTCTATACCCGTTTTGTCCTAGAACAAATGGTCTGCTGGCTCTATGAAAACGACCCCTACCTGCAACCGCCCCGGGACAATAGCCTAGGCGCTCTCATCCACGAGCAAACCTTTAAAGATAACCTTAAACCTGGACTTTTCGGCAAAATTCGCACCATCCACAAAGTCGGCAACAACGCCGCCCACGATACCAGCCCCATCAGTGAACGGGACTCCCTGCACCTGATCGAGGAACTATTTCATCTCACCTACTGGCTGGTGCGCTACTATGGGCAGAATGGGCGAGAATTGGGCGATATTCGCTTCGATCGCCAGAAGATACCCCCGGCCGCACCCCCCGCTCCCAAACAACTGCAAGACCTGGAAAAACGCCTGTCCCAAAGCGATGCCCTGCGCCAATTGGCCGAAGCAAAACAGCGCCAAACCGAGGCCGAACTGGCAGCCGCTAGGGCCGAACGGGATGCCCTCCTCGCCCAAAATCAAGCGATCGCTGACCGGCACGACTACAACGAAGCCGACACCCGCCGCTACCTGATCGATGTACTACTCCAAGAAGCCGGCTGGGATACCAAAGCCCCCAACGCCACAGAGTTCGAGGTGTGGGGGATGCCCATCCAACAAGCGGGGGATACTGGGCGCGGTTTCGTCGATTATGTACTATGGGGCGACGACGGCAAACCCCTCGCCCTCGTGGAGGCAAAACGCAGCAGCAAAAGCCCCGACAGCGGCCAAAATCAGGCCAAACTCTACGCCGACTGCTTAGAAAAAGACTACAACCAACGCCCCGTTATTTTCTACAGCAACGGCTATGAAACCTATCTCTGGGATGATCTCACCTATCCCCCCCGTCCCGTCCTCGGTTTCCTGCGAAAAACCGAGCTAGAACGGCTAATTTTCCGCCGTTCCCACCGTAAACGCCTCAGCAACACCGCCATTAACGAGGATATTGTCGGCCGTCCCTACCAGAAAGAGGCCATCCGCCGCATTACCGAAACCTTTGAAGAAAAGTGCGCCCGTAAGTCCCTGTTGGTTATGGCCACGGGAACCGGTAAAACCCGAACTGCGATCGCATTGGTGGAACTGCTCAAGAGTGCCAATTGGGTAAACCGAGTCCTGTTTCTGGCCGATCGCAATGCCCTATTAAAGCAAGCCTATCGAGCCTTTCAGCGTCATCTACCCAGCGTTACCGTCCTGCATCTGACCCGCAGCAAGGACGTGACGGGGGCTAACGTCCTCTTCTCCACCTATCAAACCATGCTCAACGCCATCGATCGCATGGATGCAGAGGGGCGAATCTTTGGGGTGGGTTATTTTGACCTAGTGATCGTCGATGAGGCCCATCGCTCCATTTATCAGAAATACGGCGAAATATTCGATTATTTCGATGCCCTGCTGGTGGGGCTAACTGCCACGCCGCGCTCGGAAATAGACCGGGACACCTACCGCATTTTCCAGCTACCCCAGGGCGTGCCTACCTTCGCCTACGAGTTAAATGATGCCGTTAGGGATGGCCACCTCGTCCCCCCCAAGGGCGTTACTGTGCCGTTTAAGTTTCTGCGTACTGGGGTTAAATACAGTGAGCTAACCCCACAGGAGCGGCTAGACTACGAGGAGAAGTTCCGGGACGAGGAAAGCGGCGAACTACCGCAGGCAATTAACGCAGCTGCCTTTAATGACTGGTTGTTCAATATCGACACCGTGGATCAAGCATTAGAATTATTGATGCAACGGGGGCTAAAGGTCAACAGTGGCGATCGATTGGGTAAAACGATTATTTTTGCCCGTAATCACCGACACGCCCAATGTATCTGCGATCGCTTTAACAGTAACTATCCTCACTACAAAGGTCATTTCGCCAAAATTATTGACAGTCACGACAATTACGCCCAGAGTCTGCTCGATGACTTCAGCGAAGCCAACAAAGAACCGATTTTGGCCGTCTCGGTGGATATGCTCGATACCGGCGTAGATGTGCCGGAAGTGGTCAATTTGGTGTTTTTTAAGCCCGTATTCTCCCGGGTGAAGTTCAATCAGATGATCGGGCGCGGGACCCGTCTCTGTCAGGATTTGTTTGGGACTGGCAACCATAAAACCGAGTTTCTGGTCTTTGACCTCTGCGGGAATTTCGAGTATTTCGAGCAGGATATCGATGAAACAAGCCAGAAAATACCCGAAAGCCTCACCAGTCGCCTAGTTAAACATCGCCTCGAGTTGGCAACCCGCCTCGCTCCCTCCAAGCCAAGCGCGACACCTAGGGCAAGAGAGCAGTCCTCTACTTACAAAGTCGAGCGGGCCGGCGACCTATACACGAGTTTGCTCGATGCACTCCATCAACACATCGCCACCATGCCCCGGGATAATTTCCTCGTGCGTCGTCGCTTGCCGCAGGTGGAGACCTTTAGTCAGCGTCAGCGTTGGAACAACCTGAGTCAGGAGGACGCGGCCACCATTGCCGACTGCTTGGCCGGTTTACCCAATAGTCTGCCCAATGAGGATCCCCTGGCCAAGGAATTCGACCTTCTCTGCGTGAAACTGCAATTAGCCATTCTCAAGGCCGACCGTAGTTATGAGCGATTGCGGGACAAAGTGCGGGATATTCTCGGTCAACTGGAGACTAAGCCCGATATCCCGATGATTAAGGGACAATTGGCCTTTATTCGCGAGGTGCAGGACGAAAGCTGGTGGACCGGCGCAACGCCGTCAATGGTGGAGGGGATTCGGGTGCGTGTCCGGGATCTGGTCAAGTTTATTGATCGCCAAAAGCAGCAGATCGTGATCACCGATTTTGTCGATGAGATGGGGGAGGTGCAGATTGTCGATATTCCCACCCATCAGACCGGTTTTAGTCGCGAACAGTATCGCCGGAAAGTGGAGGCCTATATCCGTCAGCATCAGGATCACCTTGCGATCGCTAAGTTGCGGCGCAATCTCCCCCTAACGGAGACGGATTTATCTGCCCTAGAGGAGATGCTATTTTCGGCCGCAGAAATTGAGAGCCGTCAGCGTTTTGAGGAGGTTTTTGGCCAGACAAAAAGCCTCAAGCTCCTGATCCTGGAAATCGTCGGACTTGATCCCGCAGGGATCCGCGTAGCGGCACGCCAGGCGGCTAAACAAGCTTTTGCCCGTTATTTGCAGGGGACAAACTTCTCGGCCAATCAAATCCGTTTTATCGAAAATATCATCGATATGCTCGCTAAAAACGGAGTTATCAATCCGGGGGCGCTCTACGAGCCTCCTTTTACTGATAACCATCCCGAAGGGCTAGATGGGATGTTTAATGATGGGGAAGCTGATCGGATCGTCTCGATTTTGCGATCGTTTAATGAGTCCGTTGATGCGGTCTAA
- the cobT gene encoding nicotinate mononucleotide-dependent phosphoribosyltransferase CobT, producing MIKIYTEIERGQNWLQRHQKCCPIFALVLGFTETGLIPGISTAGATPEDRKYTAIADAEFIVKGVSPHPRYPLPPLTVGASPAYITRAVVEKLAIPVLVFNAGLPLPPAVDYIELGGQPARCLSTGRALDLTIVKHLFAQGLTWGEKLARQSSYLIIGECVVGGTTTALAILTGLGYRANGKVNSSHPQCNHAQKQSIVEQGLARKEIFDPFEVIAALGDPQQIFVAGMAIAASGQGGVLLAGGTQMLAVSALIQALVAKYAYPVNWENIIVGTTRWVAEDKTGDTVGLARMIGKLPLLATQLDFSASKYPVLQAYQQGFVKEGVGAGGCAIAACLYRNWTNQDLVKAIENLIGFQLNC from the coding sequence ATGATTAAAATTTACACGGAAATCGAACGGGGGCAAAATTGGTTACAGCGCCATCAAAAATGTTGTCCGATATTTGCCCTAGTTTTGGGGTTTACCGAGACGGGATTAATCCCCGGAATCTCCACCGCCGGTGCTACCCCGGAAGATAGAAAATATACAGCGATCGCTGATGCCGAATTTATCGTTAAAGGAGTTTCACCCCATCCCCGTTATCCCTTACCCCCCCTAACGGTGGGAGCCTCCCCCGCCTATATTACCCGCGCCGTGGTGGAAAAATTAGCCATTCCCGTCCTCGTTTTTAACGCCGGTTTACCCTTGCCCCCGGCCGTCGATTATATCGAACTGGGGGGACAACCGGCCCGTTGTCTCTCCACCGGCCGCGCCCTAGACCTGACCATAGTAAAACACCTGTTCGCCCAAGGATTAACTTGGGGAGAAAAATTAGCCCGCCAGTCTAGTTATCTAATTATCGGCGAGTGCGTGGTCGGCGGCACCACCACCGCCCTCGCCATCCTCACCGGATTGGGTTATCGAGCCAACGGCAAAGTTAACAGCAGCCATCCCCAGTGCAATCATGCTCAGAAACAGTCAATAGTTGAGCAGGGATTAGCCCGAAAAGAAATTTTTGATCCTTTTGAGGTAATCGCCGCCCTAGGCGATCCTCAGCAGATTTTCGTCGCTGGCATGGCCATCGCCGCCAGTGGGCAGGGTGGGGTACTCCTCGCCGGAGGAACCCAAATGTTAGCCGTTTCTGCCCTAATTCAAGCTCTAGTGGCTAAATATGCCTATCCGGTTAACTGGGAAAATATCATCGTCGGCACAACTCGCTGGGTAGCGGAAGATAAAACGGGGGATACGGTGGGATTAGCCCGCATGATCGGAAAATTGCCTTTATTAGCCACACAATTAGACTTTTCTGCCTCTAAATACCCGGTTTTGCAAGCTTATCAACAGGGTTTTGTCAAAGAGGGAGTGGGTGCGGGGGGATGTGCGATCGCCGCTTGTTTGTACCGGAATTGGACTAATCAAGATTTGGTCAAAGCGATCGAAAATTTAATCGGGTTTCAACTAAACTGTTGA
- a CDS encoding type I restriction-modification system subunit M, with translation MITGELKSKIDKLWTTFWNNGISNPLSVIEQISYLLFIKRLDDLELAKERRAQRLGENLENPTFTPSQQHIRWSRFKNIDDAETMLQIVRDEAFPFIKDMGQFSRGSTYAKHMKDAVFLIASPALLGTVIEQIEKIPMEDRDTKGDLYEYMLSKLSTAGTNGQFRTPRHIIKMMVELLAPGPREVICDPACGTGGFLVAAAEYVRELKDSEGGRLLHERGNLEHFNNQMFHGFDFDATMLRIGSMNLMLHGIEQPIIEARDSLSEDHAGVEDSFTMILANPPFKGSVEKSTIAKDLSKIIDTTKTELLFMALFLRLLKTGGKGAVIVPDGVLFGSSKAHKDIRTILVEEHKLEGVISMPSGVFKPYAGVSTAILIFTKLGVREKGTDFVWFYDMVADGFSLDDKRQPIADNDIPDLLRCWQQRDSAKDTNRQGKAFFVPREEIQANAYDLSINRYKEIEYEEVSYEPPKVILQKLRALEADIRQDLDALEEMLGD, from the coding sequence ATGATCACCGGCGAATTAAAATCCAAAATAGATAAACTTTGGACAACCTTCTGGAATAACGGCATTAGTAACCCGCTTTCGGTAATCGAGCAGATTTCCTATTTACTCTTCATCAAGCGCCTAGATGACCTAGAACTGGCTAAGGAGCGTAGGGCCCAACGATTAGGCGAAAATCTCGAAAATCCCACCTTTACCCCCAGCCAACAGCATATCCGTTGGTCCCGCTTCAAAAATATCGATGATGCCGAGACAATGCTCCAGATTGTCCGGGATGAAGCGTTTCCCTTTATCAAAGATATGGGACAGTTTTCTAGGGGTAGCACCTACGCTAAACACATGAAGGACGCGGTGTTTCTCATCGCGTCTCCGGCGCTGCTGGGGACAGTAATCGAGCAAATTGAAAAAATCCCCATGGAGGATCGGGACACCAAAGGCGACCTTTACGAGTATATGCTCTCGAAACTGAGTACAGCCGGGACTAACGGACAGTTTCGCACGCCGCGCCATATTATCAAAATGATGGTGGAGTTATTAGCGCCGGGACCCCGGGAAGTTATCTGTGATCCGGCCTGTGGCACAGGAGGCTTTTTAGTAGCGGCTGCCGAGTATGTGCGGGAGTTAAAGGACAGCGAGGGGGGACGTTTGCTCCATGAACGCGGCAACCTAGAGCATTTCAATAACCAAATGTTCCACGGTTTTGATTTCGATGCCACGATGTTACGCATCGGCAGCATGAACCTGATGTTACACGGTATCGAGCAGCCGATTATCGAGGCCCGGGATTCCCTATCGGAGGATCACGCCGGGGTAGAGGATAGTTTTACCATGATTCTGGCTAATCCACCGTTTAAGGGTTCGGTGGAGAAGTCCACTATTGCCAAGGATTTATCGAAAATCATCGACACCACTAAAACCGAGTTATTATTCATGGCCCTGTTTTTGCGCTTGCTGAAGACGGGGGGAAAAGGTGCGGTAATTGTGCCGGATGGGGTGCTATTTGGCTCGTCCAAGGCCCATAAGGACATCCGCACCATCTTGGTAGAAGAACATAAGCTAGAGGGGGTGATATCGATGCCGTCGGGGGTGTTTAAACCTTACGCGGGGGTATCTACCGCAATCCTGATTTTTACGAAGCTGGGGGTAAGGGAAAAGGGGACTGACTTCGTTTGGTTTTATGACATGGTGGCGGATGGTTTCTCTCTCGATGATAAGCGCCAACCGATTGCCGATAATGATATCCCGGACTTGCTGCGCTGTTGGCAGCAACGCGACTCCGCTAAGGATACCAACCGCCAAGGGAAGGCGTTTTTTGTGCCTCGCGAGGAGATTCAGGCCAATGCTTATGATCTATCAATTAACCGCTATAAGGAGATAGAGTACGAGGAAGTGAGCTATGAGCCGCCGAAGGTGATTTTACAGAAGTTAAGGGCTTTAGAGGCTGATATTCGTCAGGATTTGGACGCATTAGAGGAGATGTTAGGAGATTAG
- the accB gene encoding acetyl-CoA carboxylase biotin carboxyl carrier protein, with protein sequence MTIDYNEIRELIKTLAATDISEFSLKSADLELNIRKGTVNTALGPLAAPLPVVTAPVAAPVVAAGPTPVPETPTAEPVAAAMDKKWLAITSPMVGTFYRAAAPDEPSFVEKNDRIRVGQTVCIIEAMKLMNEIEAEVAGQIVEIAVANGEPVEFGQTLMWVNPE encoded by the coding sequence GTGACTATTGATTACAACGAAATTCGAGAACTGATCAAAACATTGGCAGCAACGGATATCAGTGAATTTAGCCTGAAAAGTGCAGATTTAGAGCTAAATATCCGCAAAGGAACCGTTAATACTGCCCTTGGGCCTCTCGCCGCTCCCTTGCCGGTGGTGACTGCCCCGGTCGCCGCTCCAGTGGTAGCCGCAGGTCCCACCCCGGTCCCAGAAACCCCCACTGCCGAACCCGTGGCCGCCGCTATGGATAAAAAATGGCTGGCGATTACCTCTCCCATGGTCGGCACTTTTTATCGCGCTGCTGCTCCCGATGAACCCTCTTTCGTGGAAAAAAACGATCGGATCCGTGTCGGACAAACGGTCTGTATCATCGAAGCGATGAAGTTGATGAATGAAATCGAAGCGGAGGTGGCCGGGCAAATCGTCGAAATCGCCGTCGCTAACGGTGAACCGGTAGAATTCGGTCAGACATTAATGTGGGTTAATCCCGAATAG